One Methanococcus aeolicus Nankai-3 DNA segment encodes these proteins:
- the hisS gene encoding histidine--tRNA ligase, with protein MFNRPKGTRDFAPSEMKKRKIIENKLKSVFMAYNFNEINTPTFEYFELLSKKTGEDIRKQLFVFKDHGNREMGLRPEITSSVVRFYINELKNLPKPQKLFYFANCFRYEQPQAGRYREFWQMGCELLGSKNPIADAEVINLAMDGLNKINMDYEIHIGHLGVLKGVFEEFGLTEDEELKIRRLIDKEDYENLEKCLIELEENKNIIIKDIIFSVLNSKGTVEEVIGNLKEILKNYPKSIEALNNLEEIMEFVKRNNYIINLGIARGLDYYTGMVFEVYGKKEGARQVCGGGRYDNLIELFEGAPTPAVGFAYGFDRIMLNIDDFEVEDKRILIVPIKKDKKLLKECLIIADKLREMEKIVEVDLMNRKLNKALNYANTVGISKVIMIGEKELNERKISIKDMETGEQKLIDLEELSNI; from the coding sequence ATGTTTAACAGACCAAAAGGAACAAGAGATTTTGCACCAAGTGAAATGAAAAAAAGAAAAATAATTGAAAATAAATTAAAAAGCGTATTTATGGCATATAATTTCAATGAGATAAACACCCCCACATTTGAATATTTTGAATTATTATCTAAAAAAACAGGGGAAGACATAAGAAAACAATTATTTGTATTTAAAGACCATGGAAATAGGGAAATGGGACTTAGACCAGAAATAACCTCCTCAGTGGTTAGATTTTATATAAATGAGCTCAAAAATCTCCCGAAACCTCAAAAATTATTTTATTTTGCCAACTGTTTTAGGTATGAACAGCCACAGGCAGGAAGATATAGGGAATTTTGGCAAATGGGATGCGAGTTATTGGGTAGTAAAAATCCCATAGCAGATGCAGAAGTTATAAATTTAGCTATGGACGGATTGAATAAAATAAATATGGATTATGAAATACACATAGGACATTTGGGAGTTTTAAAAGGTGTATTTGAAGAATTTGGGCTTACAGAAGATGAAGAATTAAAAATAAGGCGATTAATCGATAAAGAAGATTATGAGAATTTAGAAAAATGTTTAATTGAATTGGAGGAAAACAAAAATATAATTATAAAAGATATTATATTCTCTGTTTTAAACTCAAAGGGGACTGTGGAGGAAGTAATTGGTAATTTAAAAGAAATATTGAAAAATTACCCAAAATCAATTGAGGCACTGAATAATTTAGAAGAAATTATGGAATTTGTAAAACGAAATAACTATATTATAAATTTAGGAATAGCAAGGGGATTGGACTATTATACTGGAATGGTATTTGAAGTATATGGTAAAAAAGAAGGAGCTCGGCAGGTATGCGGTGGCGGTAGATATGACAATTTAATAGAATTATTTGAGGGAGCTCCCACGCCTGCGGTAGGTTTTGCCTACGGATTTGATAGAATTATGTTAAATATTGACGATTTTGAAGTTGAAGATAAACGAATATTGATAGTACCAATTAAAAAAGATAAAAAACTTTTAAAGGAATGTTTAATCATTGCCGATAAATTAAGAGAAATGGAAAAAATTGTAGAAGTAGATTTAATGAATAGAAAATTAAATAAAGCTTTGAATTATGCCAATACCGTTGGAATTAGTAAGGTAATAATGATAGGGGAAAAAGAATTAAATGAACGAAAAATTTCCATAAAAGATATGGAAACAGGAGAACAAAAATTGATTGATTTGGAGGAATTAAGCAATATTTAA
- the hypA gene encoding hydrogenase maturation nickel metallochaperone HypA, which yields MHELSYATSIVNAIMEHITNMEQANKVKKVSKINLEIGELTFINFEQLKFAFEVASEGTLCKDAKLEAEFLKPHIACNNCGYRGELTANDEFEVKCPECGSLSLKISGGKEFNIKNAILESDE from the coding sequence ATGCATGAATTATCTTATGCCACTTCCATAGTAAATGCCATAATGGAGCATATTACAAACATGGAACAGGCTAATAAAGTTAAAAAAGTATCCAAAATAAATTTGGAAATCGGAGAACTTACTTTTATTAATTTTGAGCAGTTGAAATTTGCCTTTGAAGTGGCATCAGAGGGAACACTATGTAAAGATGCCAAACTTGAAGCAGAATTCTTAAAACCACATATTGCATGTAATAATTGCGGATATAGGGGAGAATTAACGGCAAATGATGAATTTGAAGTAAAATGTCCAGAATGTGGAAGTTTATCTCTAAAAATAAGTGGCGGAAAAGAATTCAATATTAAAAATGCTATTTTGGAATCTGATGAATAA
- a CDS encoding MBL fold metallo-hydrolase: MKILFRGGAMEVGRSCIEVRSDNSIILLDCGVKLLEEDNNKNNNPEYPVFNKLYPNAVFISHAHLDHTGALPVLPHMKINCPIYSTPMTQDLTKELLKDSLKIGLMEHGQVPFNKGDLKKEIRHHKDIEYKNMEQFRDFEFTYYDAGHIPGSATIDLNYENGKRIVYTGDTRVSKTRLVNGADLSYCDNDINALIIESTYGGENHPDRELLEKEFLNKVKETVERGGVAIIPVFAVDRSQEILLMLNEVNWSVPIYFDGLGIKITKIMLNQNPSYLENHAKLKSAFLSTHKVKEDRKYVIEDLRENGGIIVSTAGMLSGGPVLNYIDNFWNDPRSSLILTGYQVKNTAGRILLDTGKFPIGELFIKPKFEVAQYEFSAHADMDELRTIVKKANPENLIIQHGEEESIMLFKEWAIENGFNTITPRLGDKLKI, from the coding sequence ATGAAAATATTATTTAGGGGCGGAGCAATGGAAGTAGGTAGAAGTTGTATTGAAGTCAGAAGCGATAACAGCATTATATTATTGGATTGTGGAGTAAAACTATTGGAAGAGGATAATAATAAGAATAATAATCCCGAATATCCTGTATTTAATAAATTATATCCTAATGCAGTTTTTATATCTCATGCCCATCTTGACCATACCGGTGCTTTACCTGTGCTTCCCCATATGAAAATCAATTGTCCAATATATTCAACCCCTATGACACAGGATTTAACTAAGGAGCTCCTAAAAGATTCATTAAAAATAGGATTAATGGAGCATGGTCAAGTTCCATTTAATAAAGGAGACCTTAAAAAAGAAATACGACACCATAAAGATATAGAATATAAAAATATGGAACAATTCAGAGACTTTGAATTTACATATTATGATGCTGGACATATTCCAGGAAGTGCCACAATAGATTTAAATTATGAAAATGGCAAAAGAATAGTTTATACAGGAGATACAAGAGTTTCAAAAACCAGATTAGTAAATGGGGCAGATTTAAGTTATTGTGATAATGATATAAATGCCCTAATAATTGAATCTACCTATGGTGGAGAAAATCACCCTGATAGGGAGCTCCTTGAAAAAGAGTTTCTAAATAAGGTAAAGGAAACAGTGGAAAGAGGGGGAGTTGCTATAATACCAGTTTTTGCAGTAGATAGAAGTCAGGAAATACTATTGATGCTCAATGAAGTAAATTGGAGCGTTCCAATTTATTTTGATGGATTAGGTATAAAAATAACAAAAATTATGTTAAATCAAAATCCGTCATATCTTGAAAATCATGCAAAACTTAAAAGTGCGTTTCTAAGTACGCATAAAGTTAAAGAAGACCGAAAATATGTAATTGAAGATTTAAGGGAAAATGGCGGAATAATTGTTAGCACGGCTGGAATGCTCAGTGGAGGACCAGTATTAAATTATATAGATAACTTTTGGAATGACCCACGGAGCTCCCTGATATTGACAGGTTATCAAGTGAAAAATACGGCGGGACGAATTCTCCTCGATACTGGAAAATTCCCAATAGGAGAGTTATTTATAAAACCTAAATTTGAAGTGGCACAGTATGAATTTTCGGCACATGCCGACATGGATGAATTAAGAACAATTGTAAAAAAAGCAAATCCTGAAAATCTCATAATACAGCACGGGGAGGAAGAAAGTATAATGTTATTTAAAGAATGGGCAATTGAAAATGGATTTAATACGATTACTCCGCGATTAGGGGATAAATTAAAAATATAA
- a CDS encoding metal-sulfur cluster assembly factor, whose amino-acid sequence MVSKEDIIEALKKVADPHMGISIVEMGLVHNIEIDDEDNVSFEFMPTNPGCMSVMMMAADAKEVTKAVEGVKSVKVTVKGHMMEEDINEILNEEVKEENK is encoded by the coding sequence ATGGTTTCAAAAGAGGACATAATCGAAGCATTAAAAAAAGTAGCAGACCCACATATGGGAATAAGTATTGTTGAGATGGGATTAGTTCATAATATAGAAATTGACGATGAGGACAATGTTTCATTTGAATTTATGCCAACAAATCCCGGATGTATGAGTGTTATGATGATGGCAGCAGATGCTAAGGAAGTAACCAAAGCAGTTGAAGGAGTAAAATCTGTTAAAGTAACTGTAAAAGGACATATGATGGAAGAAGATATAAATGAAATATTAAATGAAGAAGTTAAAGAAGAGAATAAATAA
- the topA gene encoding DNA topoisomerase I, which translates to MTDLIICEKPNVSKKIADALGKPKKKSNDGVPYYEIERNGKKIIVASAVGHLYTLEEKKSDEKGKNKGRNSFGRYPIFDIRWVPASTIKGKEYVQKYINTLNKLSKKSNDYYIASDWDIEGELIGYHALRYCCNEDNAKRMRFSSLTKKDIIKAYEQPDNIDFGLVDAGDTRHRLDWYYGINMSVALMQCIRSVNRWHTMSTGRVQGPALSFLVDRELEIRKFVPVPYWVIDANLKDGLIAIHEKDKFWDEKEANTIYNKIKDEKEAIVANVKKTKKTIKPNPPFDLGALQREAHRIFKFSPKKTQEIAQKLYEKAICSYPRTSSQKLPKDDNYINDILNKVVNHNIYGKYAKSIIEEGRKPIEGKKDDPAHPAIHFVDTPKEELPPEEQKLYDLIVRRTLAVFWDNAEREYSNISLDIGGEIFKLSGSRTIKEGWHEIYYFTKFDETELPALRKNNKIVVEKINIEEKETKPPKRYTMSSIIKELENRELGTKSTRADIVEKLVKRGYLIEDNSLTVTDLGIGVIEVLKKYCPEIIDEQMTRELEKKLDRLQKRTIKKETVLKDAEKKLTAILNEVKKKEKEIGAELVEKVDATNKTLQTIGKCECGGDLGIIRIKNKRRFVGCSNYPECTIAYPLPAKGRIKIPNEVCEVCGKPMLLIDNQKLCVNTDCPSKISEEDKKELEKLEKSEKPCPKCDGTLTVKKGVYGVFLGCSNYPKCKYTEKLHSKKEDSEITVVGECPDCGGDLVIKKGRFGEFIACSNYPKCKHTEKIKKDGKSNAKATKTEKTETKTTKKKSTKGSTTKEKKKPDNSNEVGECPDCGGDLVIKKGRFGEFIACSNYPKCKHTEKIKKD; encoded by the coding sequence ATGACTGATTTAATAATCTGCGAAAAACCGAATGTATCAAAAAAAATAGCCGATGCTCTTGGAAAACCTAAAAAGAAATCAAATGATGGGGTTCCATATTATGAAATAGAACGAAATGGAAAAAAAATAATTGTAGCATCTGCTGTTGGTCATTTATATACATTAGAGGAGAAAAAATCCGACGAAAAAGGAAAAAATAAAGGAAGAAATAGCTTTGGGAGATATCCTATTTTTGATATAAGGTGGGTGCCAGCTTCTACAATAAAAGGAAAGGAATATGTTCAAAAATACATAAATACATTAAATAAATTATCTAAGAAATCAAATGATTATTATATTGCTTCGGATTGGGATATTGAGGGGGAATTAATAGGTTATCATGCACTACGATATTGTTGTAATGAGGATAACGCAAAAAGAATGAGATTTTCATCACTTACTAAAAAGGATATTATTAAAGCATATGAGCAACCCGATAATATAGATTTTGGGCTTGTTGATGCAGGGGATACAAGGCATAGATTAGATTGGTATTATGGTATCAATATGTCTGTGGCACTGATGCAATGTATAAGGTCAGTCAATAGATGGCATACAATGAGTACAGGGAGGGTTCAAGGTCCAGCATTATCTTTTTTAGTGGATAGGGAGCTTGAAATAAGAAAATTTGTGCCTGTGCCATACTGGGTAATAGATGCAAATTTAAAAGATGGATTGATAGCAATACATGAAAAAGATAAATTTTGGGACGAAAAGGAAGCTAACACAATTTACAACAAAATAAAAGACGAGAAGGAAGCAATTGTAGCAAATGTTAAAAAAACTAAAAAAACAATTAAACCTAATCCGCCATTTGATTTGGGGGCTCTCCAAAGAGAGGCACATAGAATATTTAAATTCTCACCAAAGAAAACTCAGGAAATCGCTCAGAAATTGTATGAAAAGGCAATTTGTTCATATCCAAGAACAAGCTCCCAAAAACTTCCAAAAGATGATAATTATATTAATGACATATTAAATAAAGTTGTAAATCATAATATATATGGAAAATACGCAAAATCTATAATTGAGGAAGGAAGGAAACCTATTGAGGGGAAAAAGGACGACCCAGCTCACCCCGCAATTCATTTTGTGGATACTCCAAAAGAGGAGCTCCCACCAGAGGAACAAAAATTATATGATTTAATTGTAAGAAGAACTCTTGCCGTATTTTGGGATAATGCTGAAAGAGAATATAGCAATATATCGTTGGACATAGGAGGGGAGATTTTTAAACTTAGTGGCTCACGAACCATTAAAGAAGGTTGGCATGAAATATATTATTTCACTAAATTTGATGAGACGGAGCTCCCTGCCCTAAGAAAAAATAATAAAATTGTCGTAGAAAAAATCAATATTGAGGAAAAGGAGACCAAACCGCCAAAAAGATATACAATGTCTTCAATTATTAAAGAGCTTGAAAATAGGGAGCTTGGAACAAAATCCACCCGAGCTGACATTGTAGAAAAATTGGTAAAAAGAGGCTACTTAATAGAGGATAATTCTTTAACTGTGACGGATTTAGGTATTGGAGTAATAGAAGTTCTTAAAAAATACTGTCCCGAGATTATAGACGAGCAAATGACAAGAGAGCTTGAAAAGAAATTGGATAGATTGCAAAAAAGAACCATAAAAAAAGAAACAGTTTTAAAGGATGCCGAAAAGAAATTAACGGCGATACTTAATGAAGTTAAGAAAAAGGAAAAAGAAATAGGGGCTGAATTGGTTGAAAAAGTAGATGCCACAAATAAAACACTTCAAACCATAGGTAAATGTGAATGTGGAGGGGATTTGGGAATAATCAGAATAAAAAATAAAAGAAGATTTGTAGGTTGCTCTAACTATCCAGAATGCACCATTGCATACCCATTACCTGCCAAGGGAAGAATTAAAATACCAAATGAAGTTTGTGAGGTTTGTGGAAAACCTATGTTATTAATTGATAATCAAAAACTTTGTGTAAATACAGATTGTCCTTCAAAAATATCCGAAGAAGATAAAAAAGAATTGGAAAAATTGGAGAAAAGCGAAAAACCATGCCCAAAATGTGATGGAACACTTACAGTGAAAAAAGGAGTTTATGGTGTATTTTTAGGTTGCTCTAACTATCCAAAATGTAAATACACTGAAAAATTACATAGTAAGAAAGAAGATTCCGAAATTACTGTTGTTGGTGAATGTCCAGACTGTGGAGGGGATTTGGTGATTAAAAAAGGTAGATTTGGAGAATTTATAGCCTGTTCCAACTATCCAAAATGTAAGCACACTGAAAAGATTAAAAAAGATGGTAAAAGCAATGCCAAAGCCACCAAAACAGAAAAAACAGAAACTAAAACCACCAAAAAGAAATCCACAAAAGGAAGCACAACAAAGGAAAAGAAAAAACCAGATAATTCAAACGAAGTTGGTGAATGTCCAGACTGTGGAGGGGATTTGGTGATTAAAAAAGGTAGATTTGGAGAATTTATAGCCTGTTCCAACTATCCAAAATGTAAGCACACTGAAAAGATTAAAAAAGATTAA
- a CDS encoding Zn-ribbon domain-containing OB-fold protein, which produces MVVRTWRHFDERYNLIGTKCKTCGTVYFPARNVCANCRRKGEIEPYKLSGKGKIYTYSLISAPPKEFELGAPYVIGIIELEEGAKITAQIDDEIENIEIGMPVEATFRRISEEGKDGVIKYGYKFKPVGK; this is translated from the coding sequence ATGGTAGTAAGAACTTGGAGGCATTTTGACGAAAGATATAATTTAATAGGCACAAAATGTAAAACCTGTGGAACTGTTTATTTTCCTGCAAGAAATGTATGTGCAAATTGTAGGAGAAAAGGGGAAATAGAACCATATAAATTAAGCGGAAAAGGTAAAATATATACATATTCTTTAATATCTGCTCCACCAAAAGAGTTTGAATTGGGAGCTCCCTATGTTATAGGTATTATTGAGTTGGAAGAAGGGGCAAAAATAACTGCACAAATCGATGACGAAATTGAAAATATAGAAATTGGCATGCCTGTTGAAGCTACATTCAGAAGAATAAGCGAAGAGGGAAAAGATGGAGTTATAAAATACGGATATAAATTTAAACCTGTTGGAAAATAA
- the aspS gene encoding aspartate--tRNA(Asn) ligase yields the protein MYALGDWRRTHYSSEVNSEMDGQEIIIMGWNHSIRKLGKLVFIILRDREGTIQIVAPKQKVSEETFATAKSLGKEDVMAIKGKVVANEKAPAGFEVIPIEIKILNKADTPLPLDPSEKVSADIDTRLDKRFLDLRRPKIQSLFKLRSEVLKSIRNTFHDNGFIDVDTPKLVASATEGGTELFPISYFDKEAFLGQSPQLYKQMMMAAGFDRVFEIGPIFRAEEHNTRRHLNEAISIDCEMSFADEKDAMEILEKVINNAFTDIYNNNQKELQTLGIDLKVQETPFPRIEYTEAVDMVNAKGVEMEWGEDFSRPAEAALGEMMDGFYFITDWPTEIRPFYTLPNEDNPKLCKAFDLMYKDLEISSGAQRNHKYDLLVEGIKRMGLNPEGFGTYLEAFKYGMPPHSGWGVGIERLMMIMACQQNIRECVLFPRDRQRLTP from the coding sequence ATGTATGCATTAGGCGATTGGAGAAGAACACATTATTCATCAGAAGTAAATTCAGAAATGGACGGTCAAGAAATTATAATTATGGGCTGGAATCATTCTATAAGAAAATTAGGAAAATTAGTATTTATTATATTGAGAGATAGGGAAGGAACTATACAAATAGTAGCACCAAAACAGAAAGTATCAGAAGAAACATTTGCAACGGCGAAATCACTTGGAAAAGAAGATGTAATGGCAATTAAAGGAAAAGTTGTAGCAAATGAAAAGGCACCTGCTGGATTTGAAGTAATTCCTATTGAAATAAAAATATTAAACAAAGCAGATACTCCTCTTCCATTGGACCCATCGGAAAAGGTTTCCGCAGATATTGATACAAGATTGGATAAAAGATTTTTAGATTTAAGAAGACCAAAAATACAATCATTATTTAAATTAAGGTCTGAGGTATTAAAATCTATTAGAAATACTTTTCATGACAACGGATTTATTGATGTAGATACCCCAAAACTTGTAGCAAGTGCAACAGAGGGAGGAACAGAATTATTCCCAATATCATACTTTGATAAAGAGGCGTTTTTAGGACAAAGCCCACAGTTATATAAACAAATGATGATGGCAGCAGGATTTGACAGAGTATTTGAAATTGGACCAATATTTAGGGCAGAAGAGCACAACACAAGAAGACATTTAAATGAGGCAATCTCAATTGACTGTGAAATGTCATTTGCAGACGAAAAAGATGCTATGGAAATACTTGAAAAGGTTATTAATAACGCATTTACCGATATCTATAATAATAATCAGAAGGAGCTCCAAACACTTGGTATTGATTTAAAAGTTCAAGAAACACCATTCCCAAGAATAGAATATACCGAAGCTGTTGATATGGTAAATGCAAAAGGTGTTGAAATGGAATGGGGAGAAGACTTCTCCAGACCAGCAGAGGCGGCATTGGGAGAAATGATGGATGGATTTTACTTTATAACCGATTGGCCAACTGAAATAAGACCATTTTATACATTGCCAAATGAGGACAACCCAAAATTATGTAAGGCTTTTGACTTAATGTATAAAGATTTGGAAATATCCTCAGGAGCTCAAAGAAATCATAAATATGATTTACTTGTGGAGGGAATAAAAAGAATGGGACTTAATCCAGAAGGATTTGGAACATACTTAGAGGCATTTAAATATGGTATGCCCCCACACTCTGGTTGGGGAGTAGGTATTGAAAGACTTATGATGATTATGGCATGCCAGCAAAATATTAGGGAGTGTGTTTTATTCCCAAGAGATAGGCAAAGATTAACACCATAA
- a CDS encoding phosphomannomutase/phosphoglucomutase yields the protein MTVFKAYDIRGVYQEQIDEKFAYSLGKSIGKRYNTVLVGNDVRIGSKELVKPFIYGLMEEGVKVSYCGTISTPTIYFGTKDNYDLGVILTASHNPAKYTGFKMCDKNVIPISPTEELIKIFNEYELTEETKEKIKKMDLKDIVVDIKSKYMDFFLNRCNTSNKKIAVDFANGSTAIAEKEVLSKLLINGILINDFPDGTFPAHEPDTLKKECLMDIINTVKHNNCDMGVIFDGDGDRIGIIDEKGEVLQGDILTLLIAMELLKEKNEKLKIVYDLRCSKIVEEVINEYGGAPLKTRVGHYFIKKLMHEVDAEFAGELSNHFYFKEVGYVESPLLALNYILSAMEDMGKTLSELSKEYKKYFHSGEINFKVKDQQEILNKIENKYKNCKIEKIDGLSIYCDNWWFNVRLSNTEPLLRLNLEADSKELMNEKIEEVKGIIE from the coding sequence ATGACAGTATTTAAGGCGTATGATATTAGGGGAGTATATCAAGAACAAATTGACGAAAAATTTGCCTATTCATTGGGGAAATCGATCGGAAAACGATACAATACCGTATTGGTTGGAAATGATGTAAGAATTGGCTCAAAGGAATTAGTAAAGCCATTTATTTATGGACTAATGGAGGAGGGGGTAAAGGTATCCTATTGTGGTACAATATCCACACCAACAATATATTTTGGAACAAAAGATAATTATGATTTAGGAGTAATATTAACGGCATCACACAACCCTGCAAAATACACAGGATTTAAAATGTGTGATAAAAATGTAATACCAATATCCCCAACAGAAGAATTAATAAAAATATTTAATGAATATGAATTAACAGAAGAAACAAAAGAAAAAATTAAAAAAATGGATTTAAAAGATATTGTCGTAGATATAAAATCTAAATATATGGACTTCTTTTTAAATAGATGCAATACCAGCAACAAAAAAATAGCCGTAGATTTTGCAAATGGTAGCACAGCAATAGCTGAAAAAGAAGTATTATCTAAATTATTAATAAACGGCATATTAATAAATGATTTCCCAGATGGAACATTTCCCGCCCATGAACCCGACACACTAAAAAAAGAATGCCTAATGGACATAATAAACACAGTTAAACATAACAACTGTGATATGGGGGTTATTTTCGATGGAGATGGAGATAGAATTGGAATAATTGACGAAAAAGGGGAAGTTTTACAGGGGGACATTTTAACGCTCCTTATAGCTATGGAGCTCCTAAAAGAAAAAAATGAAAAATTAAAAATAGTTTATGATTTAAGATGTAGTAAAATAGTTGAAGAAGTAATTAATGAATATGGGGGAGCTCCCTTAAAAACCAGGGTGGGTCACTATTTTATAAAAAAACTTATGCATGAAGTAGATGCAGAATTTGCAGGGGAACTGTCAAATCATTTCTATTTTAAAGAAGTTGGATATGTTGAAAGTCCATTGTTGGCACTAAATTATATATTGTCTGCTATGGAGGATATGGGAAAAACACTTTCTGAACTATCAAAGGAATATAAAAAATACTTCCACAGCGGAGAGATAAACTTTAAAGTAAAAGACCAGCAAGAAATATTAAATAAAATTGAAAATAAATATAAAAATTGTAAAATTGAAAAAATAGACGGATTATCTATATATTGCGATAACTGGTGGTTCAATGTTAGGTTATCCAATACAGAGCCACTTTTAAGGTTAAATTTAGAAGCAGATAGTAAAGAGCTCATGAATGAAAAAATTGAAGAAGTTAAAGGAATTATTGAATAG
- a CDS encoding EVE domain-containing protein, whose product MDTIMNTNEKNKKKSDKKSKKDTLKIIVDDPIQFTEDAVIVCMTKEHDKNDIYSRLIGVPLKAEKIAREYIDKGTRLFIYYKGIGIRKIVVAIDKPYIDNTVIEEWNDGLPETYPVRVETKLLGVSHNTLSLKNLQDLEIKRVDTGKIIVSYHLRNSLTPISDIDADAIQKELGL is encoded by the coding sequence ATGGACACAATTATGAATACCAATGAAAAAAATAAGAAAAAGTCCGATAAAAAGAGTAAAAAAGACACACTTAAAATTATAGTAGATGATCCCATACAATTTACTGAGGATGCTGTGATAGTATGTATGACAAAAGAACATGATAAAAATGATATTTACAGCAGACTTATTGGCGTGCCTCTAAAAGCAGAGAAAATCGCTCGAGAATATATTGATAAAGGTACGCGATTGTTTATCTATTATAAAGGGATTGGTATAAGAAAGATTGTAGTGGCCATTGATAAGCCATATATTGACAATACAGTAATTGAAGAATGGAATGATGGGCTTCCCGAAACATATCCTGTAAGGGTTGAAACCAAACTTCTTGGAGTATCCCATAATACATTAAGTTTAAAAAATTTGCAAGATTTAGAGATTAAAAGAGTTGACACTGGTAAAATAATTGTATCCTACCATTTACGAAATAGTTTAACTCCAATAAGCGATATCGATGCAGATGCCATACAAAAAGAACTTGGACTATAA
- a CDS encoding CooT family nickel-binding protein, with the protein MCNINLYLNDKIVMEDIMSIEKKPDAVNTLVAIDLFGDKKEFENSEIIKVDLNENKIIIREIK; encoded by the coding sequence ATGTGTAATATTAATCTTTATTTAAACGATAAAATTGTAATGGAAGATATAATGTCCATTGAAAAAAAGCCCGATGCAGTAAATACACTTGTAGCAATTGATTTATTTGGGGATAAAAAAGAATTTGAAAATTCTGAAATAATTAAAGTGGATTTAAACGAAAATAAAATAATAATACGAGAAATAAAATAA
- the mtnA gene encoding S-methyl-5-thioribose-1-phosphate isomerase, giving the protein MKDLRPIIWDNEKNQLILIDQRKLPNSLEYFVCKTYEDVAFAIKDMVVRGAPAIGVSAAYGMALAELNNNNIACGSKRATKTKGFRLIEKAHNELKNTRPTAVNLFWALDRCMEAYKNNKSILNEAKEIHNEDIEICKKIGQIGEKIINDGDTILTHCNAGALATSAYGTALSVIRFAHYNNKKISVIADETRPRLQGANLTAYELNYENIPVKVITDNTAGFLMKMGKIDKIIVGADRILKDYTVFNKIGTYSLAVLAKYHNVPFYVGAPYSTFDYENSIEDIIIEERDEKEVKYINNINIMPEGVSVYNYAFDSTPAELITGIITEKEIIYPNKK; this is encoded by the coding sequence ATGAAAGATTTAAGACCTATAATATGGGATAATGAAAAAAATCAATTGATATTAATTGACCAGAGAAAACTACCAAATAGTTTGGAATATTTTGTATGTAAAACCTATGAAGATGTTGCATTTGCAATTAAAGATATGGTTGTTAGGGGAGCTCCTGCAATAGGCGTATCTGCGGCTTATGGAATGGCACTTGCTGAATTAAATAACAACAATATCGCTTGCGGTAGCAAGCGAGCAACGAAAACCAAAGGTTTTCGTCTAATAGAAAAAGCACACAATGAGTTAAAAAACACAAGACCAACAGCCGTAAATTTATTTTGGGCTTTGGATAGATGTATGGAAGCATACAAAAACAATAAATCAATATTAAACGAAGCAAAAGAAATACATAATGAAGACATAGAAATATGTAAAAAAATAGGGCAAATAGGGGAAAAAATAATAAATGACGGAGATACAATTTTAACACATTGCAATGCGGGAGCTTTGGCAACTTCGGCATATGGAACAGCTTTAAGTGTGATTAGATTTGCCCACTATAACAACAAAAAAATCAGCGTCATAGCAGATGAAACCAGGCCCCGATTACAGGGGGCAAATCTAACGGCTTATGAGTTAAATTATGAAAATATACCTGTTAAAGTAATAACTGATAATACCGCAGGATTTTTAATGAAAATGGGAAAAATAGATAAAATAATTGTAGGGGCAGATAGAATATTAAAAGATTATACGGTATTTAATAAAATTGGGACATATTCTCTTGCAGTGTTGGCAAAATATCATAATGTGCCTTTTTATGTGGGAGCTCCCTACTCTACATTTGATTATGAAAATAGCATTGAAGATATTATAATTGAAGAAAGAGACGAAAAAGAAGTAAAATATATAAACAATATAAATATTATGCCAGAAGGCGTTTCTGTGTATAATTATGCTTTTGATAGCACACCTGCGGAATTAATTACTGGAATAATCACAGAAAAAGAAATAATTTATCCAAATAAAAAATAA